TTGGATTTGGATATTTTAAGGAGAAAAGAGTTGCCAAATGCAGGATGGGAATAGGGGTTGTTGGAGGCTGAACTGTGAGCCTGCATACACAAGTGACAAGTGAGAGTTACAAGAAGCAGCATCTGTAACATTTCAATTGAATTGCAAGTTGGGAGGCATAGGATACCTTGTGGATTTCTTGGGTGCCGCCAAGTGTGTCAATGGCTCGAGACATGGAAGAAGGATAACCCGGATGGTGCAAACCGAAAACTTGGGTGCTCGGAAGAAACCCAGATATCGTCCCATCTTTTACCACCCCAATTACTCTGCAGCTTAATTGCTCCTCTTGTTGAGGAAGCTTTCGGTGACATTCAGCAAAATAAAATTAAATAATAATAATAATAATAAATAAATAAATAAAATAAACGAATTGGGCTTTAGGTGACGCGTCTAGGCTGTCTGGGCCGTGGTGGGCCTAGACGGGCTGGGGGCTGGACCATTTAAAAAACAAGGAATAGTCACTCGTCTCTATAACCAGGAGAATAACCAGGGACTGTACTGTTACAAGAAACCCCCAAAACCGCCAACTCCGCCTCCTCTCCGATCACCGTCGCTTCCCAAATCCCCCGGAGATTCTACAATGAAGTTCCAGATAGACGACATCACCGTATACTTCCCCTACGACCACATCTACCCAGAACAATACGCCTACATGCTCGAACTCAAACGCACTCTCGACGCGCGCGGCCACTGCCTCCTCGAAATGCCCACCGGCACTGGCAAAACCATCGCCCTCCTCTCCCTCATCACCAGCTACACTCTCTCCAAGCCCCACAACCCCGTCAAGCTCATCTACTGCACCCGCACCGTCCACGAGATGGAGAAGACCCTCGCCGAGCTCAAGCTCCTCCACAACTACCAGCTCCGCCACCTCGGAAACCACGCCGCGATCCTCGCCATCGGCCTCTCCAGCCGGAAGAACCTCTGCGTTAACCCTACCGTCCTCGCCGCCGAGAATCGCGACTCCGTCGACGCCGCGTGCCGGAAACTGACGGCCAGCTGGGTCCGCGCCGCGGCGGTTGCGAACCCTAATGTCCCGAGCTGTGAGTTTTTCGAGCAGTTCGAGAGGGACCGGGAGGGTACGGTGTTGCCTCCTGGGGTTTACACATTGCAGGTAGTCATAATGTTGAATTGTTTTGTGAAAATGTGAGTGATTTCGGAACTAGTTAGTGACTAATTAGAGGTTTGGTGAAGGATTTGAGGGCGTTTGGGAAGGCGAAAAGGTGGTGCCCTTATTTTTTGGCGAGGAGAATGGTGGAGGCGGCCAATGTGGTGGTTTATAGCTATCAGTATTTGCTGGATCCCAAGGTGGCGGGGATTATATCCAAGGAGATGCAGAAGGAGTCGGTTGTGGTGTTTGATGAGGCTCATAATATCGACAATGTGTGTATTGAGGCACTTAGTGTCAGTGTGAGGAGGCAGACGCTTGAGGGGGCCAGGAGGAATCTCAGTAAGATGCAGCAGGAAATTGAAAGGTAGGACCTGTTTTTTCGTTTAGTTTGGTTCCTGTGATATGCTGGTTTTTCATGTCTTAAAGATATATAGAGTTCTGCAATTTAGAATACTCATCTTCCTATTATATCACAATGTGTTTAGAATGATGGCTGCTTTATGTTATACTGTTTTAGATAGGTTTGTTTTCATATTTCTTTGATTCTTGCCCTCATCTTAAGTAACTTTCTAGTTCACTATGTTTTTGTAATATCTAGTCCAACTAGAGATGAGCAATGGTTAGATGTGTTGAATTTGAGCTACAACGAGGCTCTCAGTCTTTACGCGTTAAGACCTTGTCTTCCTATGTATATCACAATGTGTTTTAGAATGCTGCATTATTTGGTAGATAGGTCGTCTGTTTTCAATATTGCTTTGATTCCTACCCTCTTGTAATACAGATTTTCATCTATTTGCTTGACATGGTAGGTAGGTTCAAGGCCACAGACGCAGGAAGATTGCGACAAGAATACAACCGGCTAGTTGAGGGTTTGGCACAAGGAGGAAACCTACCCAGTATGTTGAATGCTCATCCCCTGCTTCTTTTACACCATTGTGAATTTAGATTCTTATTTTGGCAATGTCCTGAGTTCTAATAATTTGTTCTCATCTCTTTATATGCAGTGACGGATGCTTGGCTTCAGAATCCTGCCCTACCTGACGATATTCTGAAGGAGGCTGTGCCCGGGAATATTCGCAAAGCAGATCATTTTCTGCATGTCTTACGAAGATTGGTCCAGTATCTTGAAGACCGTCTTGGAAATGAGAATGTTGAGAAGGAGCTCCCTCTTGTCTTTGTTAAGTCTATTAATACCCAGGCTGGAATTGACCAGAAAACTCTCAAGTTCTGCTATGATCGTCTGCACTCACTCATGATGACATTAGAAATTACTGACACGGATGAATTCTTACACATCCAAACTATATGCGACTTTGCGACGCTTGTGGGAACATATGCTCGTGGTTTCTCTATCATATTTGAGCCATTTGACGAGAGAATGCCACACATTCCTGATCCTGTTTTGCAGGTTGGTTTAGCTTATTTCTTTCATTTCCTCAAATTACTTTCCATAGACATATAAAAAAATTGATTTTATGGAAAAATATATTTTCTCTAGCAAGTGGAAACCCCGTGTTGAAAATGATTTTATTTGAATACAACATATCGAACACTTTATATTTTAACAAATCCTTCAAAAAATTTGTCGGTAGTTTGGTGGTTATGATCTGTTTCTGTCTTTTACTTGCGTAATATTCTTGCTTCGATTGTTAGCAGAATTCTGTTTTACACTACTATATCTGCTTATATTACGTTGGTGGTGGATGGACTAAAGCTATTCTGTTCTGATCAAGGCTTTCCGTTTTTGTCTTTCCAGCTTAGTTGTCATGATGCTTCTCTTGCCATAAAGCCTGTATTTGATCGATTTCAATCAGTTGTGATTACATCTGGAACCCTGAGCCCAATTGATCTCTATCCCCGTCTTCTCAATTTTAACCCTGTTGTGAGTCGAAGCTTTACAATGTCACTAACCAGAGAATGCATATGCCCAATGGTTCTCACCCGTGGAAGGTATAACATTTCTCCATCTCACTAAATTCTGGGAAATAAGCTTTAAGTTTTATGAGGTAATGTTTGTTATTATCACACTGCTATAGCACTGTAATCTTATCATGAATCATCACTTAATAGTTTATAAGACATCAATCCCATTTAACTTTTGAAACTTTACTCTAAATCAATATCCTTTGTATATTATTTCAGTGATCAGCTTCCTGTTAGTACAAAATTTGATATGAGAAGTGATCTCGGAGTGGTAAGGAATTATGGGAGGCTTCTGCTGGAGATGGTTTCTGTTGTTCCAGATGGGGTTGTATGTTTTTTCGTCAGCTACTCATATATGGATGGTATAGTGAACAGCTGGAATGAAAGTGGAATATTAAAGGTAACTTCACCATTGTGTTTCTTACTGTTCCAGCCCTTCTATGGACCCCTTTGTTTTTTACCACTTGTTTGAATTTTCTATGAAGTGGTTTTCATATGTACTTGGTGCTTCTGTTGTCACAGGAGATAATGCAGCATAAGCTCGTGTTTATTGAGACCCAGGACGTGGTAGAGACGACTTTGGCTTTGGACAACTACCGCAAAGCTTGCGATTGTGGGAGAGGTGCTGTCTTCTTTTCTGTAGCGAGGTATTTAAACTTTCTGTTTTTTATCACATGATGGAATAAGCAATTGTATTATTGTGGGCTTAAATAAAAAAAGGACAATCCATTATCTTTTACAGTTTTACTACGTGTAACCTGGATTTTAAACTTTTAATAATGAATTGATGATCAACCTGATGGAACTATAATATATCTATCCTTTTATAGGGGAAAGGTAGCTGAAGGAATAGACTTTGATCGTCATTATGGACGATTGGTCATCATGTACGGTGTTCCTTTTCAGTACACGTTAAGCAAGTGAGTTTTAGTTTATACTTTCTGTTTCTTTTTGAAGTAGAAAAGTGAACTGTGTTGTTGTTATCTTTGCTAATCAAGTTCGTTAAACTATGTTGTCTGTGGCTATATTGTTCTTGTAGGATTTTGGTTGCGCGGCTCGAGTACTTGAGGGAGAACTTTCAGATAAAGGAAGGAGATTTCTTGACCTTCGATGCTTTGGTATATTTGCATCATCTTTCTTATCATCCAAGCAATATTTTTGATAATTTGTTTATTTTTTAGGTTTATATCTTTTATGAGGTGCTTTAATTTTCTCTACTGGTGCAGAGACAAGCTGCCCAATGTGTCGGCAGGGTCATCCGATCAAAAGCGGACTACGGAATGATGATTTTCGCGGATAAAAGGTTTGTATACTTCAATAAGTGTGATCTTATTTGTTTGTATCAATTAAATTTCCAAATTGTTGGTTTTCATGATGAAATTTCTGTTGTTAGACTTTAGCAACTTGATAATTGGGTGTTTACCTTCAAAATCAGATATAGCCGACATGACAAGCGGTCTAAGTTGCCAGGATGGATCCTCTCTCATCTGAGGGATGCACACCTCAACTTGAGCACAGATATGGCTCTCCATATAGCACGAGAGGTTTGTCCTCTTGATGATCTCATGTGTTTGTACTATCTATCACCCTGAAAGACACTAAACAGATCAATCAACCTCATCTAATTTCTGCTAAAAATAGTCACTGGTGTCTGTTTCTCTTCATTTTAAAAGCAACAGATTTATCTTTATGTGATTTGTGTTGCGAGTCATGCATTATCTGTTTTACAATTCTTAGTAGTGGCCTATTAAACTATGTTGGTCTTGTAACAGATTAATATTAGACTCTAAGTTTCACTCCCATATCTTAAGGACCCAAATATATAAGCACATCTTCATTGCACCACCAATATAGGTCATACTTCTGATAATCTAGCATGTCAGTAATCAATGAGGATTCAGTGTTCAGGCGCATGGTTTGCTCCCATGTTGCCTGGGGTTCATACACCCTCGAGGTACCCCCGCCTAGTGTCCTGCCTGCTAAAGTCTGCGTAGCTATTTGCTAGTTTCCTTTTGCCTCCTAAAAGACTGTAGGGTTCAGCAGGATGCCTTAATTTTGAGCTCAGGTCCGCAAAGCTGGTATTGGGGAAATTCTGGTTAAATACTATAGACATAAACAGATTTTTTGTATGCCAATTTTGTTTTATCTTGGATACAGTTCCTCAGAAAGATGGCCCAGCCATATGACAAGACTGGCAGCAGCAGCGGCAGGAAGACACTCCTGTCCCAGGATGACTTGGAGAGGATGGGCCAAGGAATCACTGATGAAATGTTGTTCTAGTTGTACACAAATACATAGTCGTGTAAATTTTTGCATTTTCTAATTGTGTTCCAAGTTATAGAGTTCTTGCACAGTTGTGCACCCAGTTTTGACCAACATTATGTTTAGAATGAGTTTATTGAAGTTCTATCTAATGATCTGCATCTTGTTTCCAACTCCGATTCGTTTCCCGTGGAATTTGAGGGTGTATCTTCTTTTGTTTCTCTTTTGTATGTACATGAGGTAGGCATATAGCTGTATGATTTGTTGATTTGGAAATCATGCTTTCCATTAGATTTTTGTGCCAAAATTCATCAAGATTCTGGCGCTCGTTTAGATTAAACCTGGCTTCTGGCAACTCGTGTCCGTAAAACGGCTTCTAGATAGATGAGAGCTGTTAGGTGGCAATGAGTGAAAGAACACAGAAGTGAAAGGTAAGCTTGATAATTTTCATTCATCAGAAGTTTTGTTATATACAAGATATCGACCAATCTAGATCCTTAAGATTAGCGCTATTACATAATTACACATGAATGTTATGGATATGCTGCTGTTACGATCCTACTGATATGTTGTTGTTATGCTATGATTCTGCTGCTGCTGTTATTGATTTGTTTCTCTTCTGGATTGAGTTCCAGACTTCAGTGCAGATACTGAATGCTTATCAGTGAGCCGTTAGCCTTGGACTCACTGGACACTCCGAACTTTGTATCCTATTAGGATTTGGGAGTAAGTTACTTACCCTTCTCTTATAGGATTAGCAGTCGGGATTTTCCCTTTATTTATTCTCTGTTCTGGGTTTGAGCCCCAGAAACACAAAATCAAGATCGAGTTCATGGAGATCGACGACCCTTGTTCGAAGGAGACCGCTTTCTCTGCCTCCTTCCATTAAAAAATACGAAAACAAGTTGCAGGACGCATGGCCGGTGGTGGAATCATCTTTAGAACACTATGGCATTGCATGCGCTTTGAATCTGGCTGAACGTTCTGTGACAATCTCAACAACCACAGCATGCTAAAAATAGGGAACGGTGGCAGTTGCAGGTCTTTTGAAATGTGACATTTACATAAATGGATGCAATGCGGTTGCAGTAGGGACTTCAGCTTCAGGACTGAGGCTGTTCAGGTCAATTGTGGAATGCTGCTTTTTGAAAAACGAAGATCCTTTAGCTGTTGCGAGGAGATTAAAGCTGGATCATAAACTGTGCCGATTGTTGATGAAAATTCAAGCTTTGTGCTTGCTTGTGAATGTAAACTCATGTGTCCATACTATTCTTTATGTCTTTTATTCGAATATTGTTTTGGCCACTATAAGTCCATAACACCATGCTGAAAGTTCTGTTTTCAAAGGCGAAGGCGAATTGGTGAAGCCTCGCGAGGCGAGAGCCTCAAGGCGTCAAGGAGACCGCCTTTGCAAATACTGCGGCAGAACATATACAATGGTAATTCGATTTGCAAATCTGGTTTAATACTGTTGAATTTCACAGCCAAAACAGTTTTTGTTAGAATACATGGGGAATCAAATAATAAACAGCAAGTTCTTCTTATATTGTACACTGATAATACTAAGCTATAGTTAAGCTGGGATTCCCCTAGAAGGCCAAAAAACTCTAACATAATACTAATTACGCACTAATTATCGTTAAGAGTCAGACTGGGGTATGACTTGATTTACTGCCCTCTTCACTTGTGTGATGGTTGTTTTCTTGCCCACCTGAAAGTTCCAATTCAAATGTCAAATCACAAATGTTACATAATCAAACATTATGTTACTACACGGCTATGGTTGAGACTGTAAAAAAACAAAGAAAGGTAAATTGTATTACCTTGGCCCTTAGCTCAGCTACGAAATTGCCACTGTTCAAAGAGGATTGCACAACCGTGGTCTCAATACGGAGATCTCGTAGTGTCTGCATGACATCAAGTAACAACCCTTCTCGGTACGGGCATTGGAGCTCCAACAATCCGTCGCTCTCTATTATCGACACCTCTAGAGACGTCCCCGTCAACATGGGCGTTGGTGGGGTCAGCTCAGGTGCCGGTGGTGGCGGAGGCGGGGTCGGTTCCTCTACCGCTTTAGGCTTAGCGACCGCCACACCACCACTCCCTTCCACGATCCTCAACTTCCTCTTGTCCGACCCGGGCGGGCCCACTCGGGAGCGCTCCGTGACCGTGAGCCCGCTCCGTAACTCTTTCATGCTACTAGACCGTTGTATCTCCCCCAACGATCTCGTCCGTTGTTGATCGTCCTCCAAGTGCACGTTACGTGCCTCGAGGTCCTGAATCTTCTTACGCAGCTGCTTCACATACTCGATCGTATCCCCCAAAATCGAGGCCTTGTCCATTTTTGTCACAAATGGCACCAACGACCTTAATATAATAAACCTCTCGTTAAGCTTCTCCCTTCTACGCCTTTCTGCCAACACATGATTAGCACTCAGCTCGTCTTGTGACGTCCCCTTCCTCAACCGGGTCGAGCCTTCGCCGTCATGGGACGACTTCGGCGAATTCTCGTCCCGATATTTCGTGTGCAGGAAGGGCACACTAAACAAAATGTACTTTAGTAGCCATTGGGACGCGCCCTCAACCGGCAGCAGAAGGTGGTGGTCGGCTCGGCTCGTCCACTTGGCGAAAGCCGATTGGCTGGAGTAGGTGACGTAGTCATTGGACGACGAATCGGTCCACCGTGTGGCTTGCGTCTGAAGTATGGTGGAGACCGTTTCCGAGTAGTGTGTGTCGTCGTGGTTCAATTCCTCCAACGCCAGCGGTCCTGCATTAACCAAAACAGTTAACATTAAACAACGTGATTAGGTTAAACAGGGTCAATTAAGCAGTATTTTCAAACGGGGATTCACACGTGCCAAATTTTGAACGGGGTTTCTTTGTCTTTGTCTTTTTAGGACCAAAAGGAACAATCCCTAGAAGCAAGAGGGCTAATAAGAAAATGGCATTTGTGATTTGTTTTGGAATTTCGTGTACACGGAGAACAGCAGCGCGTGCCCTACGGGGGACGTTTTGACATTTCTACACACCGTCTAGGGTGGGCCCCCACGTGCGTATTATAGTCGACCTAAACCACTAGAACTGGGATAGTAGAAAGAGAAAATAATAGAGAACATTATTTGGCATACCTGAGGGTGGTGGTTGGACGGCGCTCATAGGCGGTTGGACGGGAGGCCAGCGCCGGGCGGACTCGGCGCGATACGAGTCGGCTTGGCGCTGCTGATCGGCGGCGTTGGCGGACTGGCTGACGGCCAGCAT
The window above is part of the Fragaria vesca subsp. vesca linkage group LG2, FraVesHawaii_1.0, whole genome shotgun sequence genome. Proteins encoded here:
- the LOC101292564 gene encoding DNA repair helicase UVH6-like; its protein translation is MKFQIDDITVYFPYDHIYPEQYAYMLELKRTLDARGHCLLEMPTGTGKTIALLSLITSYTLSKPHNPVKLIYCTRTVHEMEKTLAELKLLHNYQLRHLGNHAAILAIGLSSRKNLCVNPTVLAAENRDSVDAACRKLTASWVRAAAVANPNVPSCEFFEQFERDREGTVLPPGVYTLQDLRAFGKAKRWCPYFLARRMVEAANVVVYSYQYLLDPKVAGIISKEMQKESVVVFDEAHNIDNVCIEALSVSVRRQTLEGARRNLSKMQQEIERFKATDAGRLRQEYNRLVEGLAQGGNLPMTDAWLQNPALPDDILKEAVPGNIRKADHFLHVLRRLVQYLEDRLGNENVEKELPLVFVKSINTQAGIDQKTLKFCYDRLHSLMMTLEITDTDEFLHIQTICDFATLVGTYARGFSIIFEPFDERMPHIPDPVLQLSCHDASLAIKPVFDRFQSVVITSGTLSPIDLYPRLLNFNPVVSRSFTMSLTRECICPMVLTRGSDQLPVSTKFDMRSDLGVVRNYGRLLLEMVSVVPDGVVCFFVSYSYMDGIVNSWNESGILKEIMQHKLVFIETQDVVETTLALDNYRKACDCGRGAVFFSVARGKVAEGIDFDRHYGRLVIMYGVPFQYTLSKILVARLEYLRENFQIKEGDFLTFDALRQAAQCVGRVIRSKADYGMMIFADKRYSRHDKRSKLPGWILSHLRDAHLNLSTDMALHIAREFLRKMAQPYDKTGSSSGRKTLLSQDDLERMGQGITDEMLF
- the LOC101292858 gene encoding transcription factor TT8-like encodes the protein MATPPPSSSRLRGMLQSAVQSVQWTYSLFWQICPQQGMLIWADGYYNGAIKTRKTVQPMEVSSEEASLQRSQQLRELYDTLSAGETNQPARRPCAALSPEDLTESEWFYLMCVSFSFPPGVGLPGKAYSRRQHVWLTGANEVDSKTFSRAILAKSARVQTVVCIPLLDGVVELGTTDRVPEDLAFVQHVKTFFVDHHHLPPPKPALSEHSTSNPATSSDHHPRFHSPHLTAIRNNAAANNPPPLHAAAQEDDEDEDEEEDDEGESDSEAETGRNGNGRPLPPAGTNVPAAEPSELMQLEMSEDIRLGSPDDASNNLDSDFHMLAVSQSANAADQQRQADSYRAESARRWPPVQPPMSAVQPPPSGPLALEELNHDDTHYSETVSTILQTQATRWTDSSSNDYVTYSSQSAFAKWTSRADHHLLLPVEGASQWLLKYILFSVPFLHTKYRDENSPKSSHDGEGSTRLRKGTSQDELSANHVLAERRRREKLNERFIILRSLVPFVTKMDKASILGDTIEYVKQLRKKIQDLEARNVHLEDDQQRTRSLGEIQRSSSMKELRSGLTVTERSRVGPPGSDKRKLRIVEGSGGVAVAKPKAVEEPTPPPPPPAPELTPPTPMLTGTSLEVSIIESDGLLELQCPYREGLLLDVMQTLRDLRIETTVVQSSLNSGNFVAELRAKVGKKTTITQVKRAVNQVIPQSDS